ACTTTTGGTCGCTATTTCTAGTATAGCTTATGCGTTTAAAGATCCAAAGCATTTAAACGATGAGCTTGAGCGTTATTTAAAGACTAGATCTTTTATCGTAGCGCTTTGTGGTTTAACGGTAGTGCTTGTGTTCTCGCGTGTTTTTGGCACAATGTCGTTTTGGATGCATGTCCTAAACGATAAAAATATGGCATCTCTCGTAAAAAATACGGTGCAAGAAGGACTTGAACTTTTTGGCTATATTTTATGCTTGATGTCTGCTGTTTTATATGGAAGGTATGTATTAAAATTTAATAAGGAGCAATATGCAAGATTTAAGTAAATTCGGAGAGCCCCGTATCAAGCTTGTGGCTTTACCAAAAGATACAAACTCGGCAGGAAATATATTTGGCGGTTGGATAATGAGCCAGATAGACTTAGCCGGGGCAACCGCGGCCAGAGAGATATCGCCTGAACGTGTCGTAACGATATCGATGCAAGAGGTGATATTTAAACAGCCTGTTTTTATAGGTGATGTGGTTAGTTGTTATGCTAGGATCATAGAGGTTGGTAATACTTCTATAAAAACAGAGATAGAAGTAACCGCACTTAGGTTAAACGAAAACGGTTTTCGCGAGTGTGTGCGCGTAACAAGCGCTATAGCAACCTATGTAAGCGTAACTAAAGACGGACATAAAAAGCCGATAGATCCCGAGCTTAAAAAGCTTCATGGATTTTAAAAGCACAGTATCGGAAGACAGATGAAGCAAACTCGCCTTGGACTTTTAGACAGCAAGAGTTTGTCTTTTTTGTCTTCGGGCGAGCTTTTGAATTTCGAGCATAAAATCCTATCAAAAGGAAGTATGCTTTATTCTGACGATCTAAAGATAGTGATACTAAGAGAAGGCTTGGCAAAAATTTCATTCTTGGAAGAGGGTG
This is a stretch of genomic DNA from Campylobacter sp. RM6914. It encodes these proteins:
- a CDS encoding acyl-CoA thioesterase, encoding MQDLSKFGEPRIKLVALPKDTNSAGNIFGGWIMSQIDLAGATAAREISPERVVTISMQEVIFKQPVFIGDVVSCYARIIEVGNTSIKTEIEVTALRLNENGFRECVRVTSAIATYVSVTKDGHKKPIDPELKKLHGF
- a CDS encoding transporter; the protein is MIKIFAIFCIFCLTPVLCLYVDFFVFKLESIGEISLSEITQEMILLIICVIYAMCIKNKAKFHRLSVLIFGFFTTMLIRELDAFFDEIRHGSWIYPTLLVAISSIAYAFKDPKHLNDELERYLKTRSFIVALCGLTVVLVFSRVFGTMSFWMHVLNDKNMASLVKNTVQEGLELFGYILCLMSAVLYGRYVLKFNKEQYARFK